The Streptomyces sp. CC0208 genome window below encodes:
- the frc gene encoding formyl-CoA transferase: MTLALDGVRVLDMTHVQSGPSATQLLAWLGADVVKVEAPGGDVTRRQLRDVPDADSLYFTMLNCNKRSITLNLKTERGREILTALVRGADVLVENFAPGAVDRMGFTWDRIREINPRIVYASIKGFGDGPYTNFKAYEVVAQAMGGSMATTGFEDGPPLATGAQIGDSGTGVHAVAAILAALLQRERTGRGQRVNVAMQHAVLNLCRVKLRDQQRLAHGPLAEYPNDDFTDDVPRSGNASGGGQPGWAVRCAPGGPNDYVYVIVQPVGWTPLAALIGRPELAEDPEWATPEARLPKLAKMFQLIEEWTATLPKWQVLEQLNRHNIPCGPILSPKEIIEDRSLADNDMIVEVAHPHRGTFTTVGNPLKLSDSPTTITTPPLLGQHNEDIYIGELGLSRSELPQLKEQGVI; the protein is encoded by the coding sequence ATGACGTTGGCGCTTGATGGTGTGCGGGTGCTGGACATGACGCATGTGCAGTCGGGTCCGTCGGCGACGCAGTTGCTGGCGTGGCTGGGGGCGGATGTGGTGAAGGTGGAGGCGCCGGGCGGGGATGTCACGCGCCGGCAGCTGCGGGATGTCCCGGACGCGGACTCGCTGTATTTCACGATGCTCAACTGCAACAAGCGCAGTATCACGCTGAACCTGAAGACCGAGCGGGGCCGGGAGATCCTGACCGCGCTGGTGCGGGGTGCGGATGTGCTGGTGGAGAACTTCGCGCCGGGTGCGGTGGACCGGATGGGGTTCACGTGGGACCGGATCCGGGAGATCAACCCGAGGATCGTGTACGCCTCGATCAAGGGCTTCGGCGACGGCCCGTACACGAACTTCAAGGCGTACGAGGTGGTCGCGCAGGCGATGGGCGGCTCGATGGCCACGACCGGGTTCGAGGACGGGCCGCCGCTGGCGACCGGCGCGCAGATCGGCGACTCCGGCACCGGAGTGCATGCGGTCGCCGCCATCCTGGCCGCGCTCTTGCAGCGCGAGAGGACCGGCCGCGGCCAGCGGGTGAACGTGGCCATGCAGCACGCGGTCCTGAACCTGTGCCGGGTCAAACTCCGCGACCAGCAACGCCTCGCACACGGCCCGCTGGCCGAATACCCCAACGACGACTTCACCGACGACGTGCCCCGCTCCGGGAACGCCTCCGGCGGCGGCCAGCCCGGCTGGGCCGTCCGGTGCGCACCCGGCGGCCCCAACGACTACGTCTACGTCATCGTCCAGCCCGTCGGCTGGACGCCCCTGGCCGCTTTGATCGGCCGGCCCGAGCTCGCCGAAGACCCCGAGTGGGCCACTCCCGAGGCCCGGCTGCCGAAACTGGCGAAGATGTTCCAGCTGATCGAGGAATGGACCGCGACCCTGCCCAAATGGCAGGTCCTGGAACAACTCAACCGCCACAACATTCCGTGCGGGCCGATCCTGTCCCCCAAGGAGATCATCGAGGACCGCTCCCTGGCCGACAACGACATGATCGTCGAGGTCGCACATCCCCACCGCGGCACGTTCACCACCGTCGGCAACCCCCTCAAACTCTCCGACTCCCCCACCACCATCACCACCCCACCCCTCCTCGGCCAACACAACGAGGACATCTACATCGGCGAACTCGGACTGTCCCGGAGCGAGTTGCCGCAGCTCAAGGAGCAGGGCGTCATCTGA
- a CDS encoding aldehyde dehydrogenase family protein: protein MTTTLNSTHLVVKSGTSWNDAWQRCLAVAPEAFRDDRVLNLWANAWRADGRALPATSPVDGSPIAGPPRLDREAAHQAVRASLDQHRAWRHIRLEERRARVAATLDALTQHRELLALLLVWEIGKPWRLAQADVDRAIDGVRWYVDGIEPMVEGRAPLDGPVSNIASWNYPMSVLVHAMLVQALAGNAVIAKTPTDGGVACLTLACALAAREGIPVTLVSGSGRELSEALVRAPEIGCVSFVGGRDTGAAVATAVADLGKRHVLEQEGLNTWGIWNHTDWDALTAVIPKLFDYGKQRCTAYPRFVVQRELFDEFLTAYLPAVRTLRLGHPLAVEHPDDPYPALDFGPVINAAKAKELRDQVAEAINRGAVPVHRGSEADARFLPGQDTSAYVQPVTLLNPPPSSPLHHAEPFGPVDTIVLVDTEAELLAAMNASNGALVATLSTDDRATFDRLAPQIRAFKIGHGKPRSRGDRDELFGGFGASWRGAFVGGELLIRAVTQGPAGERLPGNFPEYQLMP from the coding sequence ATGACAACCACCCTCAACTCCACCCACCTCGTCGTGAAGTCCGGTACCTCCTGGAACGACGCCTGGCAGCGCTGCCTCGCGGTCGCCCCCGAGGCCTTCCGGGACGACCGCGTCCTCAACCTCTGGGCCAACGCCTGGCGGGCCGACGGCCGGGCACTGCCCGCCACCAGCCCCGTCGACGGCAGCCCGATCGCCGGCCCGCCGCGCCTGGACCGGGAAGCCGCCCACCAGGCCGTCCGCGCCTCCCTCGACCAGCACCGCGCCTGGCGGCACATACGGCTCGAAGAGCGCCGGGCCCGCGTCGCGGCCACCCTCGACGCCCTCACCCAGCACCGCGAACTCCTCGCGCTCCTGCTGGTCTGGGAGATCGGCAAGCCCTGGCGGCTCGCGCAGGCCGACGTCGACCGGGCCATCGACGGCGTGCGCTGGTACGTCGACGGCATCGAACCGATGGTCGAGGGCCGCGCCCCGCTGGACGGCCCGGTGTCCAACATCGCCAGCTGGAACTACCCGATGAGCGTGCTCGTGCACGCCATGCTGGTGCAGGCACTGGCGGGCAACGCGGTCATCGCCAAGACCCCGACCGACGGCGGCGTCGCCTGCCTGACCCTGGCCTGCGCGCTCGCCGCCCGCGAAGGGATTCCCGTCACCCTCGTCAGTGGCAGCGGGCGAGAGCTGTCCGAGGCGCTGGTGCGGGCGCCGGAGATCGGCTGCGTCTCCTTCGTCGGCGGCCGCGACACCGGCGCCGCCGTCGCCACGGCCGTCGCCGACCTCGGCAAGCGGCACGTACTGGAACAGGAGGGGCTCAACACCTGGGGCATCTGGAACCACACCGACTGGGACGCGCTCACCGCCGTCATCCCCAAGCTCTTCGACTACGGCAAGCAGCGCTGCACCGCCTACCCGCGGTTCGTCGTCCAGCGCGAGCTGTTCGACGAGTTCCTGACGGCCTACCTCCCCGCCGTGCGCACCCTGCGCCTCGGCCACCCCCTCGCCGTCGAACACCCCGACGACCCTTACCCCGCACTGGACTTCGGGCCGGTGATCAACGCGGCCAAGGCGAAGGAACTCCGCGACCAGGTCGCCGAGGCCATCAACCGCGGAGCCGTCCCCGTGCACCGCGGCAGCGAGGCCGACGCCCGCTTCCTGCCCGGCCAGGACACCTCGGCATACGTCCAGCCCGTCACCCTCCTCAACCCGCCCCCCTCCTCACCCCTGCACCACGCGGAACCCTTCGGCCCGGTCGACACCATCGTCCTGGTCGACACCGAGGCGGAACTGCTGGCCGCGATGAACGCCTCCAACGGCGCCCTGGTGGCCACCCTGTCCACCGACGACCGGGCCACCTTCGACCGGCTCGCCCCGCAGATCCGCGCGTTCAAGATCGGCCACGGCAAGCCGCGGTCCCGCGGCGACCGCGACGAGCTGTTCGGCGGGTTCGGCGCCTCCTGGCGCGGCGCCTTCGTCGGGGGCGAACTGCTGATCCGCGCCGTGACGCAGGGTCCGGCCGGCGAACGGCTGCCCGGGAACTTCCCCGAGTACCAGCTGATGCCGTGA
- the sucD gene encoding succinate--CoA ligase subunit alpha, with product MAIFLTKESRVLVQGMTGGEGMKHTRRMLAAGTNVVGGVNPRKAGQRVDFDDRAVPVFGSVADGIGATGADVTVVFVPPPFAGAAVVEAVDAGIALAVVITEGIPVHDSVAFTSYAKKKGTRIVGPNCPGLITPGQSNAGIIPADITRSGRIGLVSKSGTLTYQLMYELRDIGFSTCVGIGGDPVVGTTHIDCLAAFQDDPDTELIVLIGEIGGDAEERAAAYIREHVTKPVVGYIAGFTAPEGRTMGHAGAIVSGSAGTARAKKAALEAVGVKVGNTPTETARLVLDLLDTVREDTVRKDKVREAPHA from the coding sequence ATGGCCATCTTCCTGACCAAGGAGTCCAGGGTCCTCGTCCAGGGCATGACCGGTGGCGAGGGCATGAAACACACCCGGCGCATGCTCGCGGCGGGCACAAATGTGGTCGGCGGCGTCAACCCGCGCAAGGCCGGACAGCGAGTCGACTTCGACGACCGGGCCGTCCCCGTCTTCGGCTCAGTCGCTGACGGCATAGGGGCAACCGGGGCGGACGTCACCGTCGTCTTCGTGCCGCCCCCCTTCGCCGGAGCGGCAGTCGTCGAGGCCGTGGACGCGGGGATCGCGCTGGCCGTCGTCATCACCGAAGGTATCCCCGTCCACGACTCCGTCGCCTTCACCTCGTACGCGAAGAAGAAGGGGACACGGATCGTCGGCCCCAACTGCCCCGGCCTGATCACCCCCGGTCAGTCCAACGCCGGCATCATCCCGGCGGACATCACCCGGTCCGGCCGCATCGGTCTGGTGTCCAAGTCGGGCACGCTCACCTACCAACTCATGTACGAGCTGCGCGACATCGGCTTCTCCACCTGTGTCGGCATCGGCGGAGACCCCGTCGTCGGCACCACCCACATCGACTGTCTGGCGGCCTTCCAGGACGACCCCGACACCGAACTGATCGTTCTCATCGGGGAGATCGGCGGGGATGCCGAGGAGCGGGCGGCCGCGTACATCCGTGAACACGTCACCAAGCCCGTCGTCGGCTACATCGCCGGATTCACCGCGCCCGAGGGACGGACCATGGGCCACGCCGGTGCCATCGTGTCCGGTTCGGCGGGCACGGCGCGGGCGAAGAAGGCGGCGCTGGAGGCGGTCGGCGTCAAGGTCGGGAACACCCCCACCGAGACGGCGCGCCTCGTGCTCGACCTGCTGGACACGGTCCGCGAGGACACGGTCCGTAAGGACAAGGTCCGCGAGGCCCCTCACGCCTGA
- the sucC gene encoding ADP-forming succinate--CoA ligase subunit beta, whose protein sequence is MDLYEHEARALFEERGIPVPRAEVTDSPQEARVMARRLGGSVVVKAQVKTGGRGKAGGVRLATDPAEAERTARRILGKDIKGHPVRKVMLAQPVDIESEFYVAYVLDRAAGRFLAIASAEGGTDIEEVAAVRPEAVARIPVDPAEGVTSAKAGEIAEAAGLPPQTVDVLVRLWEVLVGQDAVLVEVNPLVRTRQGHILALDGKVTLDDNARFRQSRWGAETIAHDDPLEAAAAAKGLNYVKLDGEVGVIGNGAGLVMSTLDVVAGCGARPANFLDIGGGASAQVMADGLTVILSDPAVKSVFVNVFGGITACDAVADGIVRALDEVRLTKPLVVRLDGNNASRGRAVLDERAHPLVQQATTMDGAVRRAAELANAG, encoded by the coding sequence ATGGACCTGTACGAGCACGAAGCCCGGGCGCTTTTCGAAGAACGCGGGATCCCGGTGCCCAGGGCGGAGGTCACCGACTCGCCCCAGGAAGCACGGGTGATGGCCCGCAGGCTCGGCGGCAGCGTCGTCGTCAAGGCGCAGGTCAAGACCGGCGGCCGAGGCAAGGCGGGCGGGGTGCGGCTCGCCACCGACCCGGCCGAGGCCGAGAGGACGGCACGCCGGATCCTCGGCAAGGACATCAAGGGGCACCCGGTCCGCAAGGTCATGCTGGCCCAACCCGTGGACATCGAGAGCGAGTTCTACGTCGCCTACGTCCTCGACCGGGCCGCGGGCCGCTTCCTCGCGATCGCCTCGGCGGAGGGCGGCACGGACATAGAGGAGGTCGCCGCGGTCCGTCCGGAGGCGGTCGCCCGGATACCCGTCGACCCCGCCGAGGGCGTCACCTCGGCGAAGGCGGGCGAGATCGCCGAGGCGGCCGGACTGCCGCCGCAGACCGTCGACGTCCTCGTACGACTGTGGGAGGTGCTGGTCGGCCAGGACGCCGTCCTCGTCGAGGTCAACCCGCTCGTCCGCACCCGGCAGGGGCACATCCTCGCCCTCGACGGCAAGGTCACCCTCGACGACAATGCCCGCTTCCGCCAGTCCCGTTGGGGTGCGGAGACCATCGCCCACGACGATCCGCTGGAGGCGGCCGCCGCCGCGAAGGGCCTCAACTACGTCAAGCTCGACGGCGAGGTCGGTGTCATCGGCAACGGCGCCGGCCTGGTCATGTCGACCCTCGACGTGGTCGCCGGCTGCGGGGCCCGTCCCGCCAACTTCCTCGACATCGGCGGCGGCGCCTCGGCCCAGGTCATGGCCGACGGACTGACGGTCATCCTGTCGGACCCGGCCGTGAAGTCCGTGTTCGTCAACGTCTTCGGCGGGATCACCGCTTGCGACGCGGTCGCCGACGGGATCGTGCGGGCCCTGGACGAGGTCCGCCTCACCAAGCCGCTCGTGGTGCGCCTCGACGGCAACAACGCCAGCCGCGGCCGGGCCGTCCTCGACGAACGGGCCCACCCCCTGGTCCAGCAGGCCACCACCATGGACGGCGCCGTCCGCCGCGCCGCCGAACTCGCCAACGCCGGCTGA
- the frc gene encoding formyl-CoA transferase: MTTLALDGVRVLDMTHVQSGPSATQLLAWLGADVVKVEAPGGDVTRRQLRDVPDADSLYFTMLNCNKRSITLNLKTERGREILTALVRGADVLVENFAPGAVDRMGFTWDRIREINPRIVYASIKGFGDGPYTNFKAYEVVAQAMGGSMATTGFEDGPPLATGAQIGDSGTGVHAVAAILAALLQRERTGRGQRVNVAMQHAVLNLCRVKLRDQQRLAHGPLAEYPNDDFTDDVPRSGNASGGGQPGWAVRCAPGGPNDYVYVIVQPVGWTPLAALIGRPELAEDPEWATPEARLPKLAKMFQLIEEWTATLPKWQVLEQLNRHNIPCGPILSPKEIIEDRSLADNDMIVEVAHPHRGTFTTVGNPLKLSDSPTTITTPPLLGQHNEDIYIGELGLGDEELRLLRSGGVI; encoded by the coding sequence GTGACGACGTTGGCGCTTGATGGTGTGCGGGTGCTGGACATGACGCATGTGCAGTCGGGTCCGTCGGCGACGCAGTTGCTGGCGTGGCTGGGGGCGGATGTGGTGAAGGTGGAGGCGCCGGGCGGGGATGTCACGCGCCGGCAGCTGCGGGATGTCCCGGACGCGGACTCGCTGTATTTCACGATGCTCAACTGCAACAAGCGCAGTATCACGCTGAACCTGAAGACCGAGCGGGGCCGGGAGATCCTGACCGCGCTGGTGCGGGGTGCGGATGTGCTGGTGGAGAACTTCGCGCCGGGTGCGGTGGACCGGATGGGGTTCACGTGGGACCGGATCCGGGAGATCAACCCGAGGATCGTGTACGCCTCGATCAAGGGCTTCGGCGACGGCCCGTACACGAACTTCAAGGCGTACGAGGTGGTCGCGCAGGCGATGGGCGGCTCGATGGCCACGACCGGGTTCGAGGACGGGCCGCCGCTGGCGACCGGCGCGCAGATCGGCGACTCCGGCACCGGAGTGCATGCGGTCGCCGCCATCCTGGCCGCGCTCTTGCAGCGCGAGAGGACCGGCCGCGGCCAGCGGGTGAACGTGGCCATGCAGCACGCGGTCCTGAACCTGTGCCGGGTCAAACTCCGCGACCAGCAACGCCTCGCACACGGCCCGCTGGCCGAATACCCCAACGACGACTTCACCGACGACGTGCCCCGCTCCGGGAACGCCTCCGGCGGCGGCCAGCCCGGCTGGGCCGTCCGGTGCGCACCCGGCGGCCCCAACGACTACGTCTACGTCATCGTCCAGCCCGTCGGCTGGACGCCCCTGGCCGCTTTGATCGGCCGGCCCGAGCTCGCCGAAGACCCCGAGTGGGCCACTCCCGAGGCCCGGCTGCCGAAACTGGCGAAGATGTTCCAGCTGATCGAGGAATGGACCGCGACCCTGCCCAAATGGCAGGTCCTGGAACAACTCAACCGCCACAACATTCCGTGCGGGCCGATCCTGTCCCCCAAGGAGATCATCGAGGACCGCTCCCTGGCCGACAACGACATGATCGTCGAGGTCGCACATCCCCACCGCGGCACGTTCACCACCGTCGGCAACCCCCTCAAACTCTCCGACTCCCCCACCACCATCACCACCCCACCCCTCCTCGGCCAACACAACGAGGACATCTACATCGGCGAACTCGGACTCGGTGACGAGGAGTTGAGGCTTCTCAGGTCGGGCGGGGTGATCTGA
- a CDS encoding OFA family MFS transporter codes for MTTVDYSSSAAFREVTDRNGRVYRVGETDRHIMGRPRWTMVLFPWMGMLGISSSEYAFTSAEDTLHEAHLWSSGHIFWLMGVWVFFQAAVAFPAGQLRESGKLPARYAMMLGALGTVLGYISLAFAPNVIFAYLGFGVCSGIGAGLVYATCVNMVGKWFPERKGGKTGMVNGGFAYGSVPFVFLFTSYMDLSNYRGVLVTVGLVCCAIVAFAGWFFKDPPKNWWPPHVDPLRQTDDPKIRRALEKNPPAVKQYTPKEAARTPVLWMMWFCLLCTAGINIFGIAFQVPFGKDMGFAGGIVATAMSLKAIVNGTGRGVIGWISDKFGRRNTLIIVCLVLGTAQFGVLVSGQMGSMPFFLFCSMVSGFGGGAIFPLFAAMTADYFGENNNASNYGMVYSSKLISGLVGSGVGSIVVGAWDYQGAFVLAGSIGLASAVLALFLKAPGRPQTSRRTVPNPQPLGEEMA; via the coding sequence ATGACAACTGTCGATTATTCGTCGTCCGCCGCCTTCAGAGAGGTGACGGACCGCAACGGCCGCGTGTACCGGGTCGGCGAGACCGACCGGCACATCATGGGACGACCACGATGGACCATGGTGCTCTTCCCGTGGATGGGCATGCTGGGCATCAGTTCCTCGGAGTACGCGTTCACGTCGGCCGAGGACACACTGCACGAGGCGCATCTGTGGAGCAGTGGGCACATCTTCTGGCTGATGGGTGTCTGGGTGTTCTTCCAGGCGGCCGTGGCCTTCCCGGCCGGGCAGCTCAGGGAGAGCGGGAAGCTTCCGGCCCGGTACGCGATGATGCTCGGCGCGCTGGGCACCGTGCTCGGCTACATCTCGCTGGCGTTCGCGCCGAACGTGATCTTCGCCTATCTGGGCTTCGGCGTGTGCAGCGGTATCGGTGCCGGTCTGGTCTACGCGACCTGCGTGAACATGGTCGGCAAGTGGTTCCCGGAGCGCAAGGGCGGCAAGACCGGCATGGTCAACGGCGGTTTCGCCTACGGCTCGGTGCCCTTCGTCTTCCTGTTCACCTCGTACATGGACCTCAGCAACTACCGGGGCGTCCTGGTGACGGTGGGCCTGGTCTGCTGCGCGATCGTGGCGTTCGCCGGGTGGTTCTTCAAGGACCCGCCGAAGAACTGGTGGCCGCCGCACGTCGACCCGCTCAGGCAGACCGACGACCCGAAGATCCGGCGGGCGCTGGAGAAGAACCCGCCGGCCGTCAAGCAGTACACCCCGAAGGAAGCGGCGCGTACGCCCGTCCTGTGGATGATGTGGTTCTGCCTGCTGTGCACGGCCGGCATCAACATCTTCGGCATCGCCTTCCAGGTGCCGTTCGGCAAGGACATGGGCTTCGCGGGCGGGATCGTGGCCACGGCGATGTCGCTGAAGGCGATCGTCAACGGCACCGGGCGCGGGGTGATCGGCTGGATCTCCGACAAGTTCGGGCGCCGCAACACCCTGATCATCGTGTGTCTGGTGCTGGGCACCGCCCAGTTCGGTGTGCTGGTCTCCGGCCAGATGGGCAGCATGCCGTTCTTCCTGTTCTGCTCCATGGTCTCCGGCTTCGGCGGCGGCGCGATCTTCCCGCTGTTCGCCGCGATGACGGCCGACTACTTCGGTGAGAACAACAACGCCTCCAACTACGGCATGGTCTACAGCTCGAAGCTCATCTCGGGGCTCGTCGGCTCCGGTGTCGGCTCGATCGTGGTCGGCGCCTGGGACTACCAGGGCGCGTTCGTGCTGGCCGGCTCGATCGGCCTGGCGTCCGCGGTCCTCGCGCTGTTCCTGAAGGCCCCCGGCAGGCCCCAGACCAGCCGTCGGACCGTACCCAACCCGCAACCGCTCGGCGAGGAAATGGCCTGA